From Thermodesulfobacteriota bacterium, the proteins below share one genomic window:
- a CDS encoding enoyl-CoA hydratase/isomerase family protein, translating into MAFKWIQTELKEGVAYLTLNRPPLNWLNLEMMEEINAYLEGLKEEKSLKLLVVQAAGKAFSVGVEVAEHLGDLGPRMIETFHRMFRLMDELKVPTLAIVHGSALGGGCELAVYCDMVLATEKARFGQPEIQVGVFPPIAALVFPRMIGRKKAMELILSGETISAQEALAIGLVNRVVSEASLAEEVDKFIGKFKSLSGIVLKLTKEATLSGLCDEPAKGLKTIEQIYLDRLMKTEDATEGLQAFLEKRKPLWKDR; encoded by the coding sequence ATGGCATTTAAATGGATTCAGACGGAGTTGAAGGAAGGGGTGGCCTATCTCACCCTGAATCGCCCTCCCCTCAACTGGCTCAATCTCGAAATGATGGAGGAGATCAATGCCTATCTCGAAGGGCTAAAAGAGGAGAAGAGCCTCAAGCTCCTCGTTGTCCAGGCGGCGGGAAAGGCCTTTTCGGTGGGGGTCGAGGTGGCCGAGCACTTAGGGGACCTTGGCCCGAGGATGATCGAGACCTTTCATCGCATGTTCCGCCTGATGGACGAGTTAAAGGTCCCGACCCTTGCGATCGTCCATGGCTCCGCCCTTGGCGGAGGATGCGAACTCGCGGTCTATTGCGATATGGTCCTGGCCACGGAGAAGGCCAGGTTCGGACAGCCTGAGATTCAGGTGGGGGTCTTCCCCCCGATTGCCGCTTTGGTCTTTCCGAGGATGATCGGCCGGAAAAAGGCCATGGAGCTGATCCTATCGGGCGAGACGATCAGCGCGCAGGAAGCCCTGGCGATCGGCCTGGTCAACCGGGTCGTTTCGGAAGCCTCGCTGGCCGAGGAGGTCGATAAGTTCATCGGGAAGTTCAAGAGTCTGAGCGGAATCGTCCTGAAGCTGACCAAAGAGGCGACCCTTTCGGGGTTGTGCGACGAGCCGGCAAAGGGGCTGAAGACCATCGAGCAGATCTATCTCGATCGGCTGATGAAGACCGAAGATGCCACCGAAGGGCTCCAGGCCTTCTTGGAGAAAAGGAAACCCCTTTGGAAGGACCGCTGA
- a CDS encoding lipid A deacylase LpxR family protein has translation MKKGALPILSVCLALFLPSFSSGQVPSDQKHQTFFVHFENDVFDGTDRHYTNALKFTWLSKDLTEFDEDTRLPRWGLPLLRKLPLINRPGFQRNLGLSLGQTIFTPEDISRSDLIKDDRPYAGWTYLSLTFHVKNASQMDVFEVTLGIVGPASYAEQTQKAVHRWIESQEPKGWDHQLRNEPGLLVGWHRSWRLWSRGVGRGFGFDFIPRVGAVAGNVLTYASLGGEVRFGYNLPIDFGTSFIRAGSGIEAPADPNDPRLRGRENLGIHLFVDVEGRAVARNIFLDGNTWKESHRVDRKRVVADMAAGLSLLYKHLKLTYAHVYRSKEFDGQDKAQAYGSLTLAITF, from the coding sequence ATGAAAAAGGGAGCCCTGCCGATCCTTTCGGTCTGCCTCGCCCTTTTCTTACCCTCTTTCTCCTCCGGCCAGGTCCCCTCGGATCAGAAACACCAGACCTTCTTCGTCCATTTTGAAAACGATGTCTTCGACGGGACGGACAGACACTACACCAATGCCCTCAAATTCACCTGGCTTTCCAAGGACCTGACGGAGTTTGACGAAGATACCCGCCTTCCGAGATGGGGGCTTCCGCTGCTCAGAAAACTGCCCCTGATCAACCGGCCTGGTTTTCAGCGAAACCTTGGCCTCTCCCTGGGCCAGACCATCTTCACCCCTGAAGACATCTCGAGAAGCGATCTGATCAAGGATGATCGACCCTATGCCGGATGGACCTACCTCTCCCTGACCTTTCATGTGAAAAACGCCTCGCAGATGGATGTGTTTGAGGTGACCCTCGGGATCGTAGGCCCGGCCTCCTATGCCGAGCAGACCCAGAAGGCAGTGCACCGCTGGATCGAAAGCCAGGAACCTAAGGGATGGGATCACCAGCTCCGGAACGAACCTGGCCTCCTCGTCGGGTGGCACCGGAGCTGGCGTCTCTGGAGTCGCGGCGTGGGAAGGGGATTCGGTTTCGACTTTATCCCGAGAGTCGGAGCGGTGGCCGGCAATGTCCTCACCTATGCCAGCCTCGGGGGAGAGGTTCGTTTTGGTTACAATCTGCCTATCGATTTCGGGACGTCCTTCATCCGCGCGGGAAGTGGCATCGAGGCCCCCGCAGACCCGAACGACCCCAGGCTCCGAGGCCGTGAAAATTTAGGAATCCACCTCTTCGTGGATGTTGAAGGAAGGGCCGTGGCCAGGAACATCTTCCTCGATGGGAACACCTGGAAGGAGAGTCACCGGGTGGACCGGAAGCGGGTGGTGGCGGATATGGCGGCTGGCTTATCCCTCCTGTATAAACACTTGAAACTCACCTACGCCCACGTCTACCGCTCCAAAGAATTCGACGGCCAGGACAAGGCCCAGGCCTATGGCTCCCTCACCCTGGCCATCACCTTTTGA